The genomic segment CTACGGCCACACGATCCCCGAGGTCACACCAGGTCAGCATGTGGAGGAAGGGCAACGCATCGCCCGGATCAACCCCGATCCGAACACTAACGGCGGCTTCCCCCCGCACCTGCATCTAGAGTTCCACCGCTACGTGTGGAGCCCACCGGGGCCGGATCGACTGGACCCGGAGCCAATACTTGCAGGCGCTGGGTGGCCTAACCAGCAACGAAAGGAGGAAAAACCAATGAGTGAAACAATTTTCGGCGTGGACGTTTCCGAATGGCAGGACGGTATCAGCCTGCGTCGTGCCGCCGATGAAGGTATCCGCTTCGCGATTATCCGCACCACGGACGGCACATATCGCGACCGGTGCTACCAGTCGCACATGCGTGATGCCGAAGCGGCGGGGCTCGTAACCGCCGCATATCATTTCTTGCGCAATCCAAGTGAAGGTACAAGCGTGCGGGCACAAGTCGATGCGTCACTTGACGTAATGGGCGACCTGCGACGCCCCGTGTGGATTGACTGTGAAACCGAAGCAGGCTTGTCTATCAATGACATTTGGGAGTGCAAGCGCCTGTACGAGGCGAACGGGGTGCGCGTCATTGGCATGTACAGCTACATTCCCTGGTGGGAGGGCCGGGTTTTCGAAGGTGAGCCAGACCTGAAAGACAGCGGCCTTGGCGCGCTGTGGATGGCCTACTACGGGCAAAACCCTGGTGGCCCGCCCGCTGCGATCTACCCGGGTGACGCACACCCCAAGTGGGATTACCCGCTTGGCAATGTCAAGCCAGTCATTTGGCAGTTCGGTTCACAGGGGCATGTGGCCGGATTCACAGAGGTTGATGTCAACGCCTTCCGGGGCAGCGTGGAGGAGCTACGTGCTCTGTTCTATGGGGGCAACCCCGAAACCGACGAATTGGAGGAAATTTTGTCTACTGTACGCCCGTCTCTTATCAGTCCTGATAAGCAGTTTGACGGCTTCGATTTTCTGCGTTTCAGCGACGCGGCCGCATGGGAGATTCGCGTGTTGCTGATCTACCTGATGCATGCGTTGAAGCTCGACCCGGAAAAGGTCTTGGCTGACGCCAAGGCCACAATCAACAAGTGAGGAGATTCACATGCCAAAGCATTTGAAAGTTGACGGGGCCGTGTTCCCCGCACAGGTCCGCAAGGGCCTTTATTCCGTGGCCACGCTCGTGGGCTTGGTGCTCGTGTGGTTCGGTGTCGTCCCCAATGACGTCGTGGTGACCGAGTGGGTGGATAAGCTGGAGCCGGTTTTCGGCGCTGTGGTGGCGCTGGTGAGCATGGTGGCCGCGCGTCACGTGCCCGCCCCGGCGGCCACGCCTGAGGCCCCGAAGCCGGTTGAGGTGAAGCCCAAGGCAAAGCCCACTGTGTCGTTGGACACTCTTCGGGAGCTGCTGGCTAAGTGATGAATGTCTCCCTTCTTGGGGAGGCGTTGCCCTTCGGGCTTGACCTGAACGTCATTTTTCAGTCTGTTTTGACGGCGGCGCTTGGCTTTTTCACAGCTATTGCGACGATGCGCGGTGACGCGCGGCGGGCTAATAATGACGTGCTGGGCCGCCTAATGGAGCGTGTGGACCAGCTGGAGGATGATAAGGATCGTCTTTCGGGGGAAGTGGCCGACCTGCATGAGGACCGCGTGAGCGATGCTTATGTGCGCGCCTACGCACGCATCCTGTATGACGCTTGGCGACGCCCCCCTGATCCGCCTGAGCCTTCTCCGATTGCTGCGAGGGCTTTGGGCCTTGAGTCTAGCTAGTTGTTTGCCCCTGCCTTGTGCGGGGGCGTTTTTGTTTTGCGCATTGTGCAGCGCTAGCGCTGCATGGGGAGGTGGTTTGATGACACCGATTATTACCGATGAAGTAACGGGCGTGAGATTGCTCACGTCGATGGAGTGTGCGGCAAAGGCTGGCATCGCCATAGGTACATGGCGCGCGTATGTGGCATTGCGGAATGCTCCGAAGCCGGTGGCGAAACTGGACGGCCGCACGCCGTTGTGGAGCGAAGGGGAGGTGTTGCAATGGGTAAAAAGCCGCGCGATTGTGCAATGATTGTGCAATGAACACGCCTATGAAGATAAAAACCCCTTTTGAACAGTATTTATATTCGTCGTATTTCATTCCCCGGCAGCTCCACAGATGAAGCCCCCAGTTTATGGTTTGAACTGGGGGCTTTGCCGCGGTGGAACTGCGTGCGTTGTGTTAAGTGCCTTAGTCGTCAACCAGCCATTCGGCGAGTTCGTCGGCCGCGTTGCGGATGTGGTGGATGACCATTCCTAGTTGGGTGTCCTCGGCGGAGACCCAGAGGAGGAGGTTGTTGACTGGCTCGTAGTCGACGCTGACCACCATGATAATTTCGTCGGGCATGGTAACGGCGACGACGGTTTCCCCGCCTGCGGCATCAGGATGACCCATGAGCTGTACCTGAGCGCCTGAAACACCATACATGGAGGAGTTTAGGGCGGACAGGCGGGCGGCGTCTTCGGCCTTGCTAAGTCCGACGGAACAGATGTGAATGCCGTCGCGGGTTCCCAGAAGTACGGCACGGATGCCGGGAAGTTCTCTGCGGATTCTGGTGATGAATGGCAGCGCAGCAGCGGCAATGTCGTTGGTGTTCAGGTCGCGACCACGGATTTTGCGATGACGTGCGCCGGTTTCTGCTGTTTGTGTGGACTTTGACATGGCTTAAACTCCGTTGAACTGTAAAACGTCGTTGACAACGCGGCGAACATCGTCAATGTTTCGAGGATCGGCGGTAGTGACGCGGATATGGCCGAGTTCGAGCTGTTCAAGGGTTGCTTTAATCTCGTTCAGACCTTCGTCGGTGGGATAGTTCACGCCGATAAGGATGCGGTGGCTGTTGGTCGGGCCGCCTGCTGTGGTGATCCACGACCCCAAATCAGTGCCTAGTGTGTCGCTGTCCCCGTAGAGCCAGATCACGATTCCCGCGTCGGGGTTGAGTAGGGGAGTGCGGGAGTCGGTGAACCGATCCTGTCCGGTTGTTCCGAACAATCCGATGACTTTCCCGTCTGGACGTACCCACATTCCGTAGTCAATGCCAACGGTCGTGGTGGTTTTTGACGTGTGCAAAAACTCCTCCGCCCCTTCAAACATCATGACTTCAGTATTGATTGGTGGCACAGACGACAATGTCTGCACCGCAGTGGTTTTGCCCACACCAACGGGGCCAATGAACACAACCTCGGCATCAGAAGGGGAGCCGACGATCGCATCATTAGCGATTTCTTCCTCTACCGTTGCTTTTCGACGCCGTGACCGTCGCGGTTGTTCGTTAGTAATCGGGTGTTCAGTCATTTTTCCTCCATCAGTTGAAACAAATTATCACAATTTGTTTGCATGTCTACTAAACGGTATGATTGTATAGATAAGAAGTAACTGAAAGGAACGTGAATGTCACGCCAAGAAGAACTTAATCGTCTGATCAATAACATTGCCTCTGACCTGGAAGGCTTCATGGGGGCCTCGGTGGTAGATGTTGAAACCGGTATGTCTCTCGCCAGCGTCTCGCGCATCAACGACTTTGACCTGGATGTTGCCTCTGCGTACAACAGTGAAATGGTGAAAGCTAAGCTCAAGACCATCCGTGCGTTGAACCTTCAGGTCAACCTGGTGGACATGCTTCTCACCCTGGAAAATCAGCTCCACCTTGTACGCCTCCTTGACTCTCAGCTGTTCCTCTATGTGGCTGTCAGTAGCGATAACTGCAACTTGGCCCTCCTGCGCTCCACCGTTGCGCGTCGCGTTGCTGAACTGGGATAGAATTGGCAGTTAGAAGACTGCTTGGTTGCTAGCTAACGACCCTCACGGATAACAATAGTGAGGGTCGTTAGCATTTGCGATAAAAACGACTGAACGTAAGCAAAAACTCAGATAAATTTAAGTATGGCCCGTGAGGCCAGGCTGCCCTACAGTGGGGGTGTGACTGTCTTCAAGGGAATCT from the Corynebacterium durum genome contains:
- a CDS encoding GH25 family lysozyme; amino-acid sequence: MTTMPVEQGFYITSPFGWRDGFIHYGTDFGCDGGSGGHPVYAIRSGTVVHAGPASGFGQWVTVDHPAEVGGGFSVYGHTIPEVTPGQHVEEGQRIARINPDPNTNGGFPPHLHLEFHRYVWSPPGPDRLDPEPILAGAGWPNQQRKEEKPMSETIFGVDVSEWQDGISLRRAADEGIRFAIIRTTDGTYRDRCYQSHMRDAEAAGLVTAAYHFLRNPSEGTSVRAQVDASLDVMGDLRRPVWIDCETEAGLSINDIWECKRLYEANGVRVIGMYSYIPWWEGRVFEGEPDLKDSGLGALWMAYYGQNPGGPPAAIYPGDAHPKWDYPLGNVKPVIWQFGSQGHVAGFTEVDVNAFRGSVEELRALFYGGNPETDELEEILSTVRPSLISPDKQFDGFDFLRFSDAAAWEIRVLLIYLMHALKLDPEKVLADAKATINK
- a CDS encoding helix-turn-helix transcriptional regulator, with product MTPIITDEVTGVRLLTSMECAAKAGIAIGTWRAYVALRNAPKPVAKLDGRTPLWSEGEVLQWVKSRAIVQ
- a CDS encoding roadblock/LC7 domain-containing protein; the protein is MSKSTQTAETGARHRKIRGRDLNTNDIAAAALPFITRIRRELPGIRAVLLGTRDGIHICSVGLSKAEDAARLSALNSSMYGVSGAQVQLMGHPDAAGGETVVAVTMPDEIIMVVSVDYEPVNNLLLWVSAEDTQLGMVIHHIRNAADELAEWLVDD